One Mangifera indica cultivar Alphonso chromosome 4, CATAS_Mindica_2.1, whole genome shotgun sequence genomic region harbors:
- the LOC123213012 gene encoding glyceraldehyde-3-phosphate dehydrogenase, cytosolic-like, producing MAADKKIKIGINGFGRIGRLVARVALQRDDVELVAVNDPFISIDYMSYMFKYDSVHGQWRHHELKVKDEKTLLFGEKPVTVFGIRNPEEIPWAKAGAEYVVESTGVFTDKEKAAAHLKGGAKKVVISAASKNAPMFVVGVNEKEYKPEFDIVSNASCTTYCVAILAKVINDRFGIVEGLMSTVHSITATQKTVDGPSMKDWRGGRAASFNIIPSSTGAAKAVGRVLPVLNGKLTGMSFRVPTVDVSVVDLTVRLEKETTYDEIKAAIKEESEGNLKGILGYTDEDVVSTDFVGDSRSSIFDAKAGIALNKNFVKLVSWYDNEWGYSSRIIDLIVHMASTA from the exons ATGG CCGCAGACAAGAAGATTAAGATCGGAATCAAcg GTTTTGGAAGGATAGGTCGTTTGGTTGCCAGAGTTGCTCTGCAAAGGGACGATGTTGAGCTTGTGGCTGTTAACGATCCTTTCATCTCAATTGACTACATG TCCTACATGTTTAAGTACGACAGTGTTCACGGTCAGTGGAGACACCATGAATTGAAGGTCAAGGATGAAAAGACCCTCCTGTTCGGTGAAAAGCCAGTCACTGTGTTTGGTATCAG GAACCCAGAGGAGATTCCGTGGGCTAAGGCCGGAGCCGAGTATGTTGTTGAGTCAACTGGAGTTTTCACTGACAAGGAAAAGGCTGCTGCTCACTTGAAG GGTGGTGCCAAGAAGGTTGTTATCTCTGCCGCAAGCAAAAATGCTCCCATGTTTGTTGTGGGTGTCAATGAGAAAGAATACAAGCCGGAATTTGACATTGTTTCAAACGCTAGCTGCACTACCTACTGCGTTGCTATTCTCGCAAAGGTTATCAATGACAGATTCGGAATTGTTGAGGGTCTTATGAGCACTGTTCACTCCATCACCG CTACCCAGAAGACTGTTGATGGACCATCAATGAAGGACTGGAGAGGTGGTAGAGCCGCCTCCTTCAATATCATCCCCAGCAGCACTGGAGCTGCCAAG GCTGTCGGAAGAGTTCTGCCTGTTCTCAATGGCAAATTGACTGGCATGTCTTTCCGTGTTCCTACCGTCGATGTTTCAGTCGTTGACCTCACTGTCAGACTTGAAAAGGAGACAACCTATGATGAAATCAAAGCTGCCATCAA GGAGGAATCTGAGGGCAACCTTAAGGGCATTTTGGGATACACTGATGAAGATGTTGTTTCCACAGATTTCGTGGGTGACAGCAG ATCAAGCATATTTGATGCCAAGGCTGGCATTGCTTTGAACAAGAACTTTGTGAAACTTGTGTCTTGGTATGACAATGAATGGGGATACAG TTCTCGCATAATTGACTTGATTGTCCACATGGCATCCACTGCTTAA